Proteins encoded together in one Deinococcus irradiatisoli window:
- a CDS encoding tRNA dihydrouridine synthase — MTAALAESPRPEAPQPGFYARRLAGRTAQLPGAVLAPMAGYSDAPMRQLSAEAGALWTVSEMISSRGLVLGNEDEDLIIGKPYPGEQHRVVQLFGADPDILAEASRRAAEWFDAAAIDLNMGCPVPKIRGKGGACLLQTPEVAYELISAMRAAVPLDVSAKIRLGFDTNRAVEVAQGLEAAGVSLITVHGRTSAQRYTGEADWEAIAEVAASVRVPVVGSGDVLSAQQARERLRAGVAAVMIGRGAVGQPWIFTELSQPGFTPPSTAQRAATALRHTRLNAQWYGEWRGLKQMRKVLPRYLDGAASPESELRDALVRLETLPQAEALLAPLAGEGPGAGVHA; from the coding sequence ATGACCGCCGCGCTTGCCGAATCGCCCCGCCCCGAGGCCCCCCAGCCCGGCTTCTACGCCCGCCGCCTGGCTGGCCGCACCGCGCAGCTGCCCGGCGCGGTGCTCGCTCCGATGGCCGGCTACAGCGACGCGCCGATGCGCCAGCTGTCGGCCGAGGCCGGCGCGCTGTGGACGGTGAGCGAGATGATCAGTTCGCGTGGGCTGGTGCTGGGCAACGAGGACGAGGACCTGATCATCGGCAAACCGTACCCCGGTGAGCAGCACCGGGTGGTGCAGCTGTTCGGCGCTGACCCGGACATTCTGGCCGAGGCCTCGCGCCGCGCCGCCGAGTGGTTTGACGCCGCCGCCATCGACCTCAACATGGGCTGCCCGGTGCCGAAAATTCGCGGCAAGGGCGGGGCCTGCCTGCTTCAGACGCCGGAAGTGGCCTACGAACTCATCTCGGCCATGCGCGCGGCGGTGCCGCTGGACGTCAGCGCCAAGATCCGCCTGGGCTTCGACACGAACCGGGCCGTGGAAGTGGCCCAGGGCCTGGAAGCGGCGGGGGTGAGCCTCATCACCGTGCACGGGCGCACCTCGGCCCAGCGCTACACCGGTGAGGCCGACTGGGAGGCCATCGCCGAGGTCGCCGCCAGCGTGCGCGTGCCAGTGGTGGGCAGCGGCGACGTGCTCAGCGCCCAGCAGGCCCGCGAGCGCCTGCGCGCCGGGGTGGCCGCCGTGATGATCGGGCGCGGCGCGGTGGGGCAGCCGTGGATTTTCACCGAACTCTCGCAGCCGGGATTCACGCCGCCGAGTACCGCCCAGCGCGCCGCCACCGCCCTGCGCCATACCCGCCTGAACGCCCAGTGGTACGGCGAGTGGCGCGGCCTCAAGCAGATGCGCAAGGTGCTGCCGCGTTACCTGGACGGCGCGGCCTCACCGGAAAGTGAACTGCGCGACGCGCTGGTGCGCTTGGAAACGCTGCCGCAGGCCGAAGCGCTGCTGGCCCCGCTGGCCGGGGAAGGTCCGGGCGCCGGGGTTCATGCTTGA
- a CDS encoding DinB family protein has product MNVREYYTYLAAAREQLWNFLRALPESDLNAPLIEGDRFRNIKDLLLHTIDVEDHWVHNVARGDGLDSSAFQHDWVRPQAEQYQLGWILDYGRAVRQRTEAFLDAGPDLGGLVKLVQDDPASATVSLDQLLWHVMTHEVRHTAQIALLVRQLGHTPPWLDYLRFARPQMPEIAAGDDGLGDGLGAED; this is encoded by the coding sequence ATGAATGTCCGCGAATATTACACCTACCTTGCCGCCGCGCGTGAGCAGTTGTGGAATTTTCTGCGGGCCTTGCCGGAAAGCGATCTCAACGCGCCGCTCATCGAGGGCGACCGCTTTCGCAACATCAAGGACCTGCTGCTGCACACCATCGATGTCGAAGACCACTGGGTCCACAACGTCGCCCGAGGGGACGGCCTCGACAGCAGCGCTTTTCAGCACGACTGGGTCCGGCCCCAGGCCGAGCAATACCAGCTCGGCTGGATTCTGGACTACGGCCGGGCCGTGCGCCAGCGCACCGAGGCGTTCCTGGACGCGGGTCCTGATCTCGGCGGCCTGGTCAAGCTGGTGCAGGACGATCCGGCCTCGGCGACCGTCAGCCTCGATCAGCTGCTGTGGCACGTCATGACCCATGAGGTTCGCCACACCGCCCAGATCGCCCTGCTGGTGCGTCAGCTGGGCCACACCCCGCCCTGGCTCGATTACCTGCGTTTCGCCCGGCCCCAGATGCCCGAGATTGCCGCCGGCGACGACGGTCTGGGCGACGGCCTGGGTGCCGAGGACTGA
- the gmk gene encoding guanylate kinase has protein sequence MSATLHTPEVQPSAARSTGVSPAISAATGPSRRGLLIVMTGASGVGKGTLREKWLKDQNVFYSMSWTTREARSGERPGIDYHFVSAEQFEAHAQAGGFLEHAEFVGNRYGTPRGPIDEALSRGQDVILEIEVLGAMQVAAQSEEAVLIFIMPPSLGELRRRLEGRATETPERIEKRLARAREEILEARHFRYVVVNDDLDRAVDDLCAIQRAERLKAERLSDNVLQSIASE, from the coding sequence ATGTCGGCAACGCTCCACACCCCCGAAGTGCAACCTTCCGCCGCCCGCTCCACCGGCGTGAGCCCGGCGATCAGCGCGGCCACCGGGCCTTCCCGGCGCGGTCTTTTGATCGTGATGACCGGCGCTTCCGGCGTGGGCAAAGGCACCCTGCGCGAGAAGTGGCTCAAAGACCAGAACGTCTTCTACTCGATGTCGTGGACCACCCGTGAGGCCCGCAGCGGCGAGCGGCCCGGTATCGACTACCATTTCGTCAGCGCCGAGCAGTTCGAGGCGCACGCCCAGGCCGGCGGCTTTCTGGAGCACGCCGAGTTCGTCGGCAACCGCTACGGTACCCCGCGCGGCCCCATCGACGAAGCGCTCTCGCGCGGGCAGGACGTGATTCTGGAAATCGAGGTGCTGGGCGCCATGCAGGTGGCCGCCCAGAGCGAGGAAGCGGTGCTGATCTTTATCATGCCGCCCAGCCTCGGTGAGCTGCGCCGCCGTCTGGAAGGCCGCGCCACCGAGACGCCCGAGCGCATCGAGAAGCGCCTGGCACGGGCGCGTGAGGAAATTCTGGAAGCCCGCCACTTCCGCTACGTGGTGGTCAACGACGACCTCGACCGCGCCGTGGACGATCTGTGCGCCATCCAGCGGGCCGAGCGCCTCAAGGCCGAGCGCCTCAGCGACAACGTGTTGCAGAGCATCGCCAGCGAGTAG
- a CDS encoding NAD-dependent epimerase/dehydratase family protein, whose translation MDILILGGSRFIGRHTVEAALQGGHRVTVLNRGQSPDDLPPEVERLRGDLDQGADGLVALEGRRWDACADISGYTPRQVRASAERLRGQIGRYVYVSSRAAYAEPCPLPITEDHALQRPAAQDITEIDGETYGPLKVACEEVVREVYGPACTIVRPQVVAGPDDQSLRYTYWVERAARGGVMLAPGDGSDHLQVIDVRDVARFLVRVIEQDRPGTFNLAGARLTWAEFLRLAGAEAVRWTAPAKLGAALSDTELGLYVSDEAPDAGRMYVSAERAIQAGLTITDPAVTIRDTQIWASGKALPYALTPAREAELLART comes from the coding sequence ATGGACATCCTCATTCTGGGCGGCAGCCGCTTCATCGGCCGCCATACCGTAGAGGCCGCGCTGCAAGGCGGCCACCGGGTCACGGTTCTCAATCGGGGTCAGTCGCCGGACGATCTGCCGCCCGAAGTTGAGCGGCTGCGCGGCGACCTCGATCAGGGCGCGGACGGGCTGGTGGCGCTGGAGGGCCGGCGTTGGGACGCCTGCGCCGACATCAGCGGCTACACGCCCCGGCAGGTGCGGGCCAGCGCCGAACGGCTGCGCGGGCAGATCGGGCGCTACGTCTATGTCAGTTCGCGGGCGGCCTACGCCGAGCCGTGTCCGCTGCCGATCACCGAGGATCATGCGTTGCAGCGCCCGGCCGCCCAGGACATCACCGAGATCGACGGAGAAACCTACGGTCCGCTGAAAGTCGCCTGCGAGGAAGTCGTGCGGGAAGTCTACGGCCCGGCCTGCACCATCGTGCGCCCGCAGGTGGTCGCGGGACCGGACGACCAGAGCCTGCGCTACACCTACTGGGTCGAGCGTGCTGCCCGGGGCGGGGTGATGCTGGCGCCCGGCGACGGCAGCGACCACCTGCAGGTCATCGACGTGCGCGACGTGGCACGCTTCCTCGTGCGGGTGATCGAGCAGGACAGGCCCGGCACCTTCAATCTGGCCGGCGCGCGCCTGACCTGGGCCGAATTCCTGCGGCTGGCCGGCGCCGAAGCGGTGCGCTGGACGGCTCCGGCCAAGCTGGGAGCCGCGCTGAGCGACACCGAACTGGGCCTCTATGTGTCGGACGAGGCCCCCGACGCTGGACGGATGTACGTCAGCGCCGAGCGGGCTATTCAGGCCGGCCTGACGATCACCGACCCGGCGGTGACCATCCGTGACACGCAGATCTGGGCCAGCGGCAAGGCGCTGCCGTACGCCCTGACGCCAGCCCGGGAAGCCGAGTTGCTGGCCCGTACCTAG
- a CDS encoding enoyl-ACP reductase FabI codes for MISLDLSGKSALVMGVANARSLGWAIAEQLLAAGARVAFSYQGERLKPELEKLTAGYPGTLLQQADATSEDDLSALFSRVKEEFGGLDAVVHAVAYAPREAMEGRFIDTTPQDWNTALSVSAYSLISVCRHAEPLLREGSSVISLTYHASQKVVPKYNVMGVAKAALEAATRYLAAEMGAAGVRVNTISAGPMRTIAARSIPGFSTMYDQAAKAAPLGRNATPREVGKLGLFLLSDLASGITGQVVYVDAGSSVMAMKLE; via the coding sequence ATGATCTCACTTGATTTGAGCGGCAAGTCGGCCCTGGTGATGGGCGTGGCCAATGCCCGCAGCCTGGGCTGGGCGATTGCCGAGCAGCTGCTGGCGGCCGGCGCGCGGGTGGCCTTCAGTTACCAGGGCGAGCGCCTCAAGCCCGAACTCGAAAAGCTGACGGCGGGGTATCCCGGCACGCTGCTGCAGCAGGCCGACGCCACCAGCGAGGACGACCTGAGCGCTCTTTTCAGCCGCGTCAAGGAAGAATTCGGCGGACTCGACGCGGTGGTGCATGCGGTGGCCTACGCTCCGCGCGAGGCGATGGAGGGCCGCTTCATCGACACCACCCCACAGGACTGGAACACGGCCCTGTCGGTCAGCGCCTACAGCCTGATCAGCGTGTGCCGCCACGCCGAACCGCTGCTGCGTGAAGGCAGCAGCGTGATCAGCCTGACCTACCACGCCTCGCAGAAGGTGGTGCCCAAGTACAACGTGATGGGCGTGGCCAAAGCCGCCCTGGAAGCCGCCACCCGTTACCTCGCCGCCGAGATGGGCGCGGCGGGCGTACGGGTCAACACCATCAGCGCCGGGCCGATGCGGACCATCGCCGCCCGCAGCATCCCCGGCTTTTCCACCATGTACGACCAGGCCGCCAAGGCCGCTCCGCTGGGCCGCAACGCCACCCCCCGGGAAGTCGGCAAGCTGGGACTGTTTCTGCTCAGCGACCTCGCCAGCGGCATCACCGGGCAGGTCGTGTACGTGGACGCCGGCAGCAGCGTGATGGCGATGAAGCTGGAGTGA
- a CDS encoding AAA family ATPase, whose amino-acid sequence MSTVQSGPPSALMPLAAATLTQLDKVILGKSGQVRLSLACLLAGGHLLLEDVPGVGKTTLAQALAASLGLRFARLQFTSDLLPADLLGVSIYEPAEREFRFHEGPVFTQLLLADEINRATPKTQSALLEAMEERQVSEGGVSRALPSPFFVIATQNPASQLGTFALPESQLDRFLMTVSLGYPDPRAERELLLAGGRRDAARELAAVLSPQALIGAQQEVAAVHVSGALADYVLALVSASRLHSDVQAGLSPRAALGLLSAARAWAWLSGRAHVLPEDVRAVFSSVATHRLLGRNTGAPSPAVAAQLLATVAIP is encoded by the coding sequence ATGAGCACCGTTCAGAGCGGCCCGCCCAGCGCCCTGATGCCGCTGGCCGCCGCCACGCTGACGCAGCTCGACAAAGTGATTCTCGGCAAGTCCGGGCAGGTCCGCCTGTCGCTGGCCTGCCTGCTGGCCGGCGGGCACCTGCTGCTCGAGGACGTACCGGGCGTCGGCAAGACCACGCTGGCACAGGCGCTGGCCGCCAGCCTGGGGCTGCGCTTTGCCCGACTGCAGTTCACCAGCGACCTGCTGCCGGCCGACCTCCTGGGCGTCAGTATCTACGAACCGGCCGAGCGCGAGTTCCGCTTTCACGAGGGCCCGGTGTTTACCCAGCTGCTGCTGGCCGACGAGATTAACCGCGCCACCCCCAAAACCCAGTCGGCCCTGCTCGAAGCGATGGAAGAGCGCCAGGTCAGCGAGGGCGGCGTCAGCCGGGCCTTGCCCTCGCCGTTTTTCGTGATCGCCACCCAGAACCCCGCTTCGCAGCTCGGCACCTTCGCGCTGCCGGAATCGCAGCTCGACCGCTTTCTGATGACGGTGTCGCTGGGCTACCCCGATCCCCGCGCCGAGCGCGAGCTGTTGCTGGCCGGCGGGCGGCGAGACGCGGCGCGCGAACTCGCCGCCGTGCTCAGCCCGCAGGCCCTGATCGGCGCGCAGCAGGAAGTGGCCGCGGTGCATGTCTCCGGCGCGCTGGCCGACTACGTGCTGGCTCTGGTCAGCGCTTCGCGCCTGCACAGTGACGTTCAGGCCGGGCTTAGCCCGCGCGCCGCGCTCGGTTTGCTTTCGGCGGCGCGGGCCTGGGCCTGGCTTTCTGGGCGGGCGCACGTGCTGCCCGAGGACGTACGGGCGGTGTTCAGCAGTGTAGCGACGCACCGCCTGCTGGGACGCAACACCGGCGCGCCGAGCCCGGCGGTGGCCGCGCAGCTGCTGGCGACGGTGGCGATTCCCTGA
- a CDS encoding ankyrin repeat domain-containing protein: MPDAPSPAPQPSAALDAETLEFFQAVFELVRGGDAEQLGRLLDRGLPPNLLNQKGDSLLMLASYHGHLEAARQLLTHGADPELRNDQGQTPLLGAAYKGDLAMVKLLLDHGADVESAGPGGKSALMMAAMFGRREIAELLLERGANLQARDADGRSVVNAARLMGAHDLAAWLEPRLRPLT; encoded by the coding sequence ATGCCGGATGCCCCCTCCCCTGCGCCGCAGCCGTCTGCGGCCCTCGACGCCGAAACGCTGGAATTTTTTCAGGCGGTCTTCGAGCTGGTGCGCGGCGGCGACGCCGAGCAGCTCGGCCGTCTGCTGGACCGGGGCCTGCCGCCCAACCTGCTCAATCAGAAGGGCGACAGCCTGCTGATGCTGGCGAGCTACCACGGCCATCTCGAAGCGGCCCGGCAACTGCTGACGCACGGCGCCGATCCCGAGCTGCGCAACGACCAGGGCCAGACGCCGCTGCTCGGCGCGGCCTACAAGGGCGATCTGGCGATGGTAAAGCTGCTGCTCGACCACGGTGCGGACGTGGAGAGCGCCGGACCCGGCGGCAAGTCGGCGCTGATGATGGCCGCCATGTTCGGCCGCCGCGAGATCGCTGAACTGCTGCTCGAGCGCGGCGCCAACCTGCAGGCGCGCGACGCCGACGGTCGGTCGGTGGTGAACGCCGCCCGGTTGATGGGCGCGCACGACCTGGCCGCCTGGCTGGAGCCGCGCCTTCGCCCGCTCACCTGA
- a CDS encoding DUF58 domain-containing protein encodes MIQPPTAPSRAPVSLRERVSEWASDDGNADTGLGITIAPATHFSRGPRVYPTRFGLAFLGTALLTLIGCVNYQLSLGYLVTFTLLGLWVAAAVSASRTLGGLTLSAAPPASAWAGQDAAFTVRLHNPAALPRYGLRLRAHRPRSAAVTRFDLPGDGDLHVEVQIFAAVRGRLPLPRLRLEGRDLLGLWRGVSYPLLSAEALVYPAPEVGAPPLPAARSGEGSGQRRVPGQEDFAGIRPYAPGDAPRQVAWRHSARTGELHTKLFDAPASWALRLSYAELRGLDPEARLSRLSAWVLQARLQETSYRLELPGSVIEEGGGEIQARRALSALALCRPLTQERA; translated from the coding sequence ATGATTCAGCCCCCCACCGCCCCTTCCAGAGCGCCCGTCAGCTTGCGCGAGCGGGTGAGCGAGTGGGCCAGCGACGACGGCAACGCCGACACCGGCCTGGGAATAACCATCGCGCCAGCCACCCACTTTTCCCGGGGGCCGCGGGTGTACCCCACGCGCTTCGGACTGGCGTTTTTGGGCACGGCGCTCCTGACCCTCATCGGCTGCGTCAATTATCAGCTGAGCCTGGGCTACCTGGTGACCTTCACGTTGCTGGGCCTGTGGGTGGCCGCCGCCGTGTCGGCCTCGCGCACGCTGGGCGGCCTGACCCTCAGCGCCGCGCCGCCGGCGAGCGCCTGGGCCGGTCAGGACGCGGCCTTCACGGTGCGGCTGCACAACCCCGCCGCGCTGCCGAGGTACGGTCTGCGGCTGCGGGCCCACCGCCCGCGCTCGGCGGCGGTGACCCGCTTCGATCTGCCCGGCGACGGCGACCTGCACGTCGAGGTGCAAATTTTTGCCGCCGTGCGTGGGCGACTGCCTTTGCCCCGGCTGCGACTGGAGGGCCGCGACCTGCTGGGCCTGTGGCGAGGCGTGAGTTACCCGCTGCTGAGCGCCGAGGCGCTGGTGTACCCGGCGCCGGAAGTCGGGGCGCCGCCGCTGCCGGCGGCCCGCTCCGGTGAGGGCAGCGGGCAGCGGCGGGTGCCGGGGCAGGAGGACTTTGCCGGCATCCGGCCCTACGCGCCCGGCGACGCACCGCGTCAGGTCGCCTGGCGGCACTCGGCGCGCACCGGAGAGCTGCACACCAAGCTCTTCGACGCCCCAGCCAGCTGGGCGCTGAGGCTCAGTTACGCCGAGCTGCGCGGACTGGACCCGGAAGCGCGGCTCTCGCGGCTGAGCGCCTGGGTGTTGCAGGCCCGCCTGCAGGAAACGTCCTACCGTCTGGAATTGCCCGGCAGCGTGATCGAGGAAGGTGGCGGTGAGATTCAGGCCCGGCGGGCATTGAGCGCGCTGGCGCTCTGCCGTCCGTTGACGCAGGAGCGGGCATGA
- a CDS encoding transglutaminase TgpA family protein yields MTSLPLTLPGLGRRPRPAGPSAAPLPVATLLLLLAALLLCMLPYAARMPVWASALVLALLVYRAALGLGRAPALPLLTQSLTLVLIVLGAGWGLLQTFGTLLGRDGGTAVLVVLLALKAVETRSGRDLQMLALLGFFLTVTHFFYAQDTLTAVHALLSILALCAALACWERPGALAGATGPAFKAARLSLLRPSAMLLLQALPLAAALFVLFPRPDSPLWQLPVSGAQNTSGLSDTVNPGGISSLALSDAVAFRAQFDGPVPAPSHLYWRGPVMEFFDGEAWRIGAVSRQFPEVMARGPVENYTLTVEPHDRAWVLALDAPASLPAGTRITQNLQVIKPSLVGTRTRFKLSAATEYTYGLNADPDWLSRNLQLPERANPRLRELARGWLNLPPLERVKAGLNVFRQGDFAYTLNPPTLPSVNGMDAFVFQTRRGFCEHYASAFAFMMRAAGVPARVVTGYQGAEDNGNYLIVRQANAHAWTEVWLAGQGWLRVDPTATVSPDRIEEGVSALRGAPGLAAGAGGWLGRLSLKLDVLQNLWNTWVIGYDGAQQRQLFEKLGLGELGGWKITLFGSVLVLLGFAPLLLRRRQQAEPLSAAYALLTRRLGVPRPAQEPASVYAERATRRYPQQAEQIQTLIGEYQRLRYGPDAPVEAVRAFVQRVRAFKPRSGGRR; encoded by the coding sequence ATGACCTCGCTGCCGCTCACCCTGCCGGGCCTGGGTCGTCGGCCCAGACCCGCCGGACCGTCGGCCGCGCCGCTGCCGGTGGCGACGTTGCTGCTGTTGCTGGCCGCCCTGCTGCTGTGCATGCTGCCGTATGCGGCCCGGATGCCCGTCTGGGCCAGCGCTCTGGTGCTGGCCCTGCTGGTGTATCGGGCGGCGCTGGGCCTGGGCCGGGCGCCTGCCCTGCCGCTGCTGACCCAGTCGCTGACGTTGGTTCTGATCGTGCTGGGTGCCGGCTGGGGACTGTTGCAGACCTTCGGCACCCTGCTGGGCCGCGACGGCGGCACGGCGGTGCTGGTGGTGCTGCTGGCCCTCAAGGCGGTGGAAACCCGCAGCGGGCGCGACCTGCAGATGCTGGCGCTGCTGGGCTTCTTCCTGACGGTGACGCATTTCTTCTATGCCCAGGACACCCTGACGGCCGTTCACGCGCTGCTCTCGATTCTGGCGCTGTGTGCGGCGCTGGCGTGCTGGGAGCGGCCCGGAGCGCTGGCGGGCGCGACTGGCCCGGCCTTCAAGGCGGCGCGGCTGAGTTTGCTGCGGCCCAGCGCCATGCTGCTCCTGCAGGCCCTGCCGCTGGCCGCCGCCCTCTTCGTGCTCTTTCCGCGCCCCGACAGTCCGCTGTGGCAGTTGCCGGTGAGCGGCGCCCAGAACACCTCGGGGCTGTCGGACACGGTCAATCCCGGCGGCATCAGCAGCCTGGCGCTCAGCGACGCGGTGGCGTTCCGGGCGCAGTTCGACGGCCCGGTGCCGGCGCCCAGCCACCTGTACTGGCGCGGCCCGGTGATGGAATTCTTCGACGGCGAGGCCTGGCGGATCGGCGCCGTTTCCCGGCAGTTTCCCGAGGTGATGGCGCGCGGCCCGGTCGAGAACTACACCCTCACCGTCGAGCCGCACGACCGCGCCTGGGTGCTGGCCCTGGACGCACCGGCCTCGCTGCCGGCCGGCACCCGCATCACCCAGAACCTGCAGGTCATCAAGCCCAGCCTGGTGGGCACGCGCACCCGCTTCAAGCTCAGCGCCGCCACCGAATACACCTACGGTCTGAATGCCGATCCGGATTGGCTCTCGCGCAACCTGCAACTGCCCGAGCGGGCCAATCCGCGCCTGCGCGAGCTGGCCCGCGGCTGGCTGAACCTGCCGCCGCTGGAGCGCGTCAAGGCCGGGCTCAACGTGTTCCGGCAGGGCGACTTCGCCTACACCCTCAACCCGCCGACCCTGCCGAGCGTCAACGGCATGGACGCCTTCGTGTTTCAGACCCGGCGCGGCTTCTGCGAGCACTACGCCAGCGCCTTCGCCTTCATGATGCGGGCGGCGGGCGTGCCGGCGCGGGTGGTCACCGGCTACCAGGGGGCCGAGGACAACGGCAACTACCTGATCGTGCGCCAGGCCAATGCCCACGCCTGGACCGAGGTGTGGCTGGCCGGTCAGGGCTGGCTGCGCGTCGATCCTACCGCCACGGTCTCTCCTGACCGCATCGAGGAGGGGGTCTCGGCGCTGCGGGGCGCGCCGGGGCTGGCGGCCGGCGCCGGCGGCTGGCTGGGCCGCCTGAGCCTCAAGCTCGACGTACTGCAAAACCTCTGGAACACCTGGGTGATCGGCTATGACGGCGCCCAGCAGCGCCAGCTCTTCGAGAAATTGGGCCTGGGCGAACTGGGCGGCTGGAAGATCACCCTTTTCGGCAGCGTGCTGGTGCTGCTGGGTTTCGCGCCGCTGCTGCTGCGCCGCCGCCAGCAGGCCGAGCCGCTGAGCGCCGCCTACGCCCTGCTGACGCGCCGCCTGGGGGTGCCGCGCCCGGCGCAGGAACCGGCCAGCGTCTATGCCGAGCGGGCGACCCGGCGCTACCCGCAGCAGGCCGAGCAGATTCAGACGCTAATCGGCGAGTACCAGCGCCTGCGCTACGGCCCCGACGCGCCGGTCGAAGCGGTGCGGGCCTTCGTTCAGCGGGTGCGGGCCTTCAAGCCCCGTTCCGGCGGCCGGAGATGA
- the mqnB gene encoding futalosine hydrolase → MKRALIVVATAAEAARLDQLGGGMQPTVVVSGVGAVAAALATQAALGGARFDLAISAGIGGAFPGSGLEVGEVAVASEIVQADLGAWDGPQFLPLDALSLEVAPGNAGRFAGWPLAPSLGLPCGPFVTVSSVTGSAEGAAELRRRVPGALIEGMEGAGVAHAALLAGVPVTEVRGVSNPVGPRDRAAWRIGEALAALDVGLRRVLDALAQSEGRG, encoded by the coding sequence ATGAAACGCGCCCTGATCGTGGTCGCCACGGCGGCCGAAGCGGCCCGGCTCGACCAGCTTGGCGGCGGGATGCAACCCACGGTGGTGGTCAGTGGGGTGGGCGCGGTGGCGGCGGCGCTCGCCACGCAGGCGGCCCTCGGCGGCGCCCGCTTCGATCTGGCGATCAGCGCGGGCATCGGCGGCGCGTTTCCTGGCAGCGGGCTGGAGGTGGGCGAGGTGGCCGTGGCTTCCGAAATCGTACAGGCCGACCTGGGCGCCTGGGACGGGCCGCAGTTTCTACCATTGGACGCGCTGAGTTTGGAAGTGGCGCCCGGGAACGCGGGCCGCTTTGCCGGCTGGCCGCTGGCCCCGTCGCTGGGCCTTCCCTGCGGCCCCTTCGTGACGGTCAGTAGCGTCACCGGTAGCGCGGAGGGCGCGGCCGAGCTGCGGCGCCGGGTGCCGGGTGCCCTAATCGAGGGTATGGAGGGCGCGGGCGTGGCGCACGCCGCCCTGCTGGCAGGCGTGCCCGTGACCGAGGTACGCGGCGTGAGCAATCCGGTCGGGCCACGCGACCGCGCCGCCTGGCGCATCGGTGAAGCGCTGGCGGCGCTGGACGTGGGCCTGCGGCGGGTGCTGGACGCCCTGGCCCAGAGCGAAGGCAGGGGTTAA